DNA from Mycolicibacterium alvei:
TCCCGTCGATCAGACCGGCACGCACCTGCTCGGCCAACTCCGAGACTTGGCGCAACAATTCGTCCGGGCCGCTGGTGACGAGGGAGGCGATCATGGTGGTGGTGCCGTGCCTGCGGTGCAGCGCCACCGCAGCCGCCGTATCGGCCACCGACGCCTCCGAGAAACTACCGCCACCGCCGCCGTGCGTGTGGGTGTCGACGAATCCCGGCAACACTGTCACGGGGCCGAGATCGCGATCCGCGGGCCGGGGCGGCGCACCCTCACCCACCGCCGTAACCCGTTCGCCCGAAACGTCAATCCAGCCCGGCCGCAACAGTTCTGCGCCTGTGATCAACGTGTCGGCGGTCAACAACACTCAGATTTCCTGCCAATCCGGTTTCGAGCGGTAGGTCTCACGATAGAAGTCGATGAGCTCAAGCCGCTGCGCGGCCGCGTCGTCGAGCAGAACGGTGACGTGCGGGTGATGCTGCAGGACGGTCGCCGGCCACCTGGCACTGACAGACCCTTCGACCAGGTGGTACACCGCCTCGGCCTTGTTGACACCGAGGGCCACCAGGATCACGTGCCGAGCCGCCATGATGGTGGCCAACCCCTGGGTGAGGCAGTGTCGCGGCACCGCGTCGAGATCGCCCCCGAAGAACCGGGCGTTGTCGAGGCGGGTCTGATGCGTCAGCGTCTTGATGCGGGTCCGCGACGCCAGCGACGAGCCCGGTTCGTTGAACGCGATGTGCCCGTCGGTGCCGATCCCGACGATCTGCAGATCAACCCCTCCGGCGTCGCGAAGGGCATCCTCGTATGCCGCGCACGCTGCCAGCAGGTCCGCCGCCAGGCCATCGGGGCCCACCACCGCGTCCGGGGTGAAGTCGACCTGTGAGACGAACACGCTGTCGATCACATTGCGGTAGCGCTCCGGATGGTCGGCACGCAGGCCGACGTACTCGTCGAGGATGAATGCCCGGGCCTGCCGGAACGAGATCTGCCCGGCAGCACACCGTGCGGCGAGCTCGTCGTAGATCACCAGCGGCGACGAGCCGGTGGCCAGGCCGAGGACCGCTTCCGGCGCGCGGCGCAACAGCGCACCGATCGCATCTGCGGCGAGGCTGCCGATCTCGGCGGCATCGGAGAGGACGACGACTTCCATCGACGCGCTCTACCTGCCCGCCGTGAAAAGCTCTGCACCCGCACCGATATCGGCTCCGGTCGAGACCGCCTCGGCCACGGTCACATTGCCGGGTTCACGTTCGTCCATGACCACAACGGGGACAATCGGATTGAGCCCCTTCGCCTCGACGACGGGCACCTCGTAGGTGATCACCACCTGACCTGCGGTGACCTCATCCCCTTGACTCACATGTGTGGTGAAACCCTCGCCGTTCAAGCCGACGGTGTCCAAGCCGAGGTGGACCAGCACGCCGACGTTGTCGGCCGTCATGACGACGTAGGCATGCGGCATCAGTTTCACCAACCTGCCGCTGACCGGGGCGATCGCGTCGACGACGCCGCGACGCGGATCCACCGCGGCACCGTATCCCACCATGCCCGCCGAGAACACGGGGTCCGGCACGTCCTGGAGTGCAACGGCGCGCCCGGCGACCGGGGCGAGTACTGGCGTCCTGCTCACTGTGGTGGCTCCTTCGTGCCGCGTGGTGCTCGTGCCCCAAACAATACGAGCGTGACGGAACGACGGTCACCAGTTCGCCTCTTCCACCCCCGCTCTCGTCTAAGCTTCCGCTCAACTTCGCGGCGGATCGCGGCGGGCAGCCAGGAGGGCGATGATGCGATGAGCGCTACGACGAAACCTGAAGGTGCACAGGGCAAATCTGGGTTGAACATCCCGGCTTTCGCTCAGCTGCAACGACTCGGCAAGAGCCTGATGCTGCCGATCGCCGTGTTGCCCGCCGCGGGCATCCTGCTGCGACTGGGCCAACCGGACCTGCTGGGCCGGATCGACTCCCCGGTGATCGGACCGTTCTTCAAGGCGATGAGCGCCGCGGGCGATGCCCTGTTCACCAACCTGCCCCTGCTGTTCGCCGTCGGCGTGGCGATCGGCTTCGCCCGCAAGGCCGACGGGTCGACCGCACTGGCGGCGGTGGTCGGCTATCTGGTGGTGGAAGCCGTTTTCAAGACCATGTCGCCCATCGTGTTGGCCGGCGAGATGGACAAGGCCGGCGATCAAGCCCAGATCAATTACAGCGTATTCGCCGGTATCGTCGTCGGCCTGCTCACCGCATGGTTGTTCGACCGCTACCACACCATCCAATTACCTTCCTATCTGGGGTTTTTCGGCGGCAGGCGGTTCGTCCCGATCGTGGTGTCGCTCGCCAGCCTGTTCCTTGCCTTCCTGATGAGCTACTTCTATCCGATCTTCGATGCCGGCCTGACGGCGCTGGGCCGGTTCATCGGCGGGAGCGGGGCGTTGGGCGCCTTTGTCTACGGCTTCGCCAACCGCATGCTGATTCCCCTGGGCCTGCACCACATTCCGAACTCATACGTGTGGTTCATCTACGGCGATTATCAGACCCCGGATGGCACCGTCGTCACCGGCGAACTCACCCGGTTCGCGGCGGGCGACCCGACCGCGGGCCTGCTCACCTCCGGCTTCTATCCCGTCCTGATGTTCGGTCTGCCGGCGGCCGCGCTTGCGATGATCGTCGCCGCGAACAAGAAGCAGCGCAAGGTGGCGGTCGGCATCCTGTCGGCGGCGGCCCTGACCGCGTTCCTCACCGGCGTGACCGAACCGCTCGAGTTCGCGTTCATGTTCGTCGCATTCCCGCTGTACGTCATCCACGCGGTACTGACCGGCCTGTCCCTGGCGATCGCCTATCTGCTCGACATCCACCTGGGCTTCTCGTTCTCGGCCGGGCTGATCGACCTGCTGCTCTACGGCGGTGCGCCGGCAGCGAAGAACATCTTGCTACTCGTCGGGATGGGAGCGGTGTTCTTCCTCGTCTACTTCGTGTTGTTCTACGTCGCGATCACGAAGTGGAACATGCGCACGCCGGGCCGCGAACCC
Protein-coding regions in this window:
- a CDS encoding PTS transporter subunit EIIC, with the translated sequence MSATTKPEGAQGKSGLNIPAFAQLQRLGKSLMLPIAVLPAAGILLRLGQPDLLGRIDSPVIGPFFKAMSAAGDALFTNLPLLFAVGVAIGFARKADGSTALAAVVGYLVVEAVFKTMSPIVLAGEMDKAGDQAQINYSVFAGIVVGLLTAWLFDRYHTIQLPSYLGFFGGRRFVPIVVSLASLFLAFLMSYFYPIFDAGLTALGRFIGGSGALGAFVYGFANRMLIPLGLHHIPNSYVWFIYGDYQTPDGTVVTGELTRFAAGDPTAGLLTSGFYPVLMFGLPAAALAMIVAANKKQRKVAVGILSAAALTAFLTGVTEPLEFAFMFVAFPLYVIHAVLTGLSLAIAYLLDIHLGFSFSAGLIDLLLYGGAPAAKNILLLVGMGAVFFLVYFVLFYVAITKWNMRTPGREPETEFAAEERANLGEGAESVTAVVAGGTRTAPARTDTQAEQVIAAFGGRENLVNVDACITRLRMEVGDRSKVDHDRLKALGAAGVIEVGNSVQAVFGTNSEALKNAIIDSL
- a CDS encoding PTS sugar transporter subunit IIA, whose translation is MSRTPVLAPVAGRAVALQDVPDPVFSAGMVGYGAAVDPRRGVVDAIAPVSGRLVKLMPHAYVVMTADNVGVLVHLGLDTVGLNGEGFTTHVSQGDEVTAGQVVITYEVPVVEAKGLNPIVPVVVMDEREPGNVTVAEAVSTGADIGAGAELFTAGR
- the nagB gene encoding glucosamine-6-phosphate deaminase; the protein is MEVVVLSDAAEIGSLAADAIGALLRRAPEAVLGLATGSSPLVIYDELAARCAAGQISFRQARAFILDEYVGLRADHPERYRNVIDSVFVSQVDFTPDAVVGPDGLAADLLAACAAYEDALRDAGGVDLQIVGIGTDGHIAFNEPGSSLASRTRIKTLTHQTRLDNARFFGGDLDAVPRHCLTQGLATIMAARHVILVALGVNKAEAVYHLVEGSVSARWPATVLQHHPHVTVLLDDAAAQRLELIDFYRETYRSKPDWQEI